From Penicillium psychrofluorescens genome assembly, chromosome: 1, one genomic window encodes:
- a CDS encoding uncharacterized protein (ID:PFLUO_000977-T1.cds;~source:funannotate) codes for MAATVASLFSVAGQTAIVTGGTRGIGQAMAIALAEAGADIVLIQRDESNTSTRDEIVTRLGRKAWIHVAELSDRQAIKGIMPALASQGIKPQILLNCAGIQRRHPSHQFPDEDWDEVINVNLTSVFTLCREFGAYLLARDASEFPSARRGSIINVASLLTFQGGITVPAYAASKGGVGQLTKALSNEWVGKGINVNAIAPGYIATDMNTALINDADRNAGIMARIPAGRWGQPEDFKGIVVFLASSASGYVSGEVVTVDALKLTLTTEQLQSANSQSTRWRVANSMAAHLAPRSYGPNVTYIYEYSRGLSGVNVPLDVLFTRVIYTSVILLALGVFCGRIAQISHAYLRQVTSSAADRRQQTFWSLEQSTLWANVKKYLLYAPLGKKRHNREIQLSSALSMGTLPSRFQAILVIFYLISQLAYCFYLDYRVNVKAALLAELRGRSGTLAVLNMVPLFLLAGRNNPLISLLHISFDTYNLLHRWLGRIVVLEAVIHTTAWAIDACDEQSFALMLLRLRDTPFFSWGLVGTISMVFLSLHSLSPIRHAFYETFLHLHQLLAFLAFLGVYFHLNLDSLPQKYWSNVVAAIWIFERSVRFLRLIHLNMSPSTGFTNMIVEALPGEACRVTFHLPKLVQIRPGCHVYAYIPRLSWWMSHPFSIAWAEPHTTQPLSPEYKEMSPSALEKQAFPSTSNSRHTQIALIISARQGMTRKLYNLASASPNQTIRVTGLLEGPYGSHPANTTSYGTTVLFSAGAGITHHLLYTRDLIQRAADSRAATRKIYLIWSIRSTDHLEWIRPYMDQILRLPMRREILVVKLFVSKPRRAADIVSPSASVQMLSGRCRPGVVLDEVLPVRVGATLVSVCGPGAFADEVRDAARERIGRGAVVDFVEEAFTW; via the exons atggcaGCAACAGTCGCTTCACTTTTCTCCGTGGCCGGTCAGACCGCCATCGTCACTGGCGGCACGCGCGGCATCGGCCaggccatggccattgccCTGGCGGAAGCCGGCGCAGACATCGTCTTGATCCAG AGAGACGAGTCCAACACGTCGACCCGAGATGAGATCGTCACTCGTCTAGGCCGCAAAGCCTGGATCCATGTCGCCGAACTGTCCGACCGACAAGCCATCAAGGGCATCATGCCCGCTCTCGCCAGCCAGGGTATTAAGCCGCAGATTCTGCTGAACTGCGCGGGCATCCAGCGACGGCATCCGAGCCACCAGTTTCCCGACGAGGACTGGGACGAG GTTATCAATGTGAACCTTACCTCAGTCTTCACGCTCTGTCGCGAATTCGGCGCCTacctcctcgcccgcgaTGCCTCCGAGTTCCCCTCCGCCCGCCGGGGCTCCATCATCAACGTCGCGTCCCTGCTTACCTTCCAAGGTGGCATCACCGTGCCCGCCTATGCCGCCTCGAAGGGCGGTGTCGGACAGCTGACCAAGGCGCTCTCGAATGAGTGGGTGGGCAAGGGAATTAATGTCAATGCGATTGCGCCGGGGTATATCGCTACGGATATGAACACTGCGCTCATTAACGACGCGGACCGTAACGCGGGCATCATGGCGCGTATCCCTGCGGGTCGGTGGGGTCAGCCGGAGGACTTTAAGGGGATCGTTGTCTTTTTGGCTAGTTCGGCGAGTGGGTATGTGTCTGGCGAGGTTGTTACTGTggatg CTCTCAAGTTGACTCTCACCACCGAACAACTGCAGTCGGCCAACTCGCAATCCACCCGCTGGAGGGTGGCCAACTCGATGGCTGCCCACCTAGCACCGCGGTCCTACGGGCCAAATGTCACCTACATCTACGAATACTCTAGAGGCCTGAGTGGTGTTAACGTCCCTCTCGACGTCCTGTTTACTCGCGTAATCTACACCTcggtcatcctcctcgcgctgggCGTCTTCTGTGGCCGCATCGCTCAAATCAGCCATGCCTATCTTCGCCAAGTTACCTCGTCGGCGGCTGACAGGCGCCAACAGACGTTCTGGAGCTTGGAGCAATCTACCTTGTGGGCGAACGTAAAGAAATATCTGCTTTACGCCCCCCTGGGCAAGAAGAGACATAACCGCGAAATCCAGCTTTCGTCCGCTCTCAGCATGGGCACGTTGCCATCCCGGTTCCAGGCAATTTTGGTTATATTCTACCTGATCAGCCAGCTGGCATATTGTTTTTATCTTGACTACAGAGTCAATGTCAAGGCAGCGCTGCTCGCCGAACTTCGTGGCCGGTCTGGAACGCTGGCCGTCTTGAACATGGTgcctcttttccttctggCTGGTCGCAACAACCCTTTGATATCTCTCTTGCATATCAGCTTCGACACCTACAATCTTCTGCACCGCTGGCTGGGGCGGATTGTCGTGCTCGAAGCCGTCATCCACACGACTGCCTGGGCTATCGACGCCTGCGATGAGCAGAGTTTCGCTCTCATGCTCCTGCGCCTGCGAGACACGCCGTTCTTCAGCTGGGGCCTGGTGGGAACTATCTCGATGGTTTTTTTGTCATTGCATTCCCTATCGCCTATCCGTCATGCCTTCTACGAAACTTTCTTGCATCTGCATCAGCTCTTGGCGTTTCTGGCTTTTCTCGGGGTCTATTTCCATTTGAATCTGGACAGCCTGCCACAGAAGTATTGGTCCAATGTCGTCGCGGCCATCTGGATATTCGAACGAAGCGTCCGATTCCTCCGACTAATCCACCTCAACATGTCTCCTTCGACCGGCTTCACCAATATGATCGTCGAAGCTCTCCCCGGCGAAGCATGCCGAGTAACCTTCCACCTCCCCAAATTAGTGCAGATCCGACCCGGCTGCCATGTCTATGCCTACATCCCGCGACTATCGTGGTGGATGTCGCACCCATTCTCCATCGCCTGGGCAGAACCACACACCACCCAACCGCTATCTCCAGAATACAAAGAGATGAGCCCATCAGCACTAGAGAAACAGGCATTCCCTTCAACATCCAACTCCCGACATACCCAAatcgccctcatcatcaGCGCCCGCCAAGGCATGACCCGCAAGCTCTACAACCTCGCCAGCGCGTCCCCCAACCAAACCATCCGTGTGACAGGTCTCCTCGAAGGGCCGTACGGCTCCCACCCAGCCAATACCACCAGCTACGGCACGACAGTGCTCTTCTCCGCCGGCGCAGGAATAACCCACCACCTGCTATACACCCGCGATCTCATCCAACGCGCCGCAGATTCCCGCGCCGCGACACGTAAAATCTACCTCATCTGGTCAATCCGCTCAACCGACCATTTGGAATGGATCCGTCCATACATGGACCAAATTCTGCGTCTGCCGATGCGGCGCGAGATCTTGGTTGTCAAGCTGTTCGTCTCGAAGCCGCGCCGCGCTGCCGATATTGTGTCTCCGTCTGCGTCGGTGCAAATGCTTTCTGGACGCTGTCGCCCCGGTGTTGTTCTTGACGAAGTGCTTCCTGTGCGTGTGGGCGCTACCCTTGTTTCGGTTTGTGGGCCCGGTGCGTTTGCGGATGAGGTTCGGGAtgcggcgagggagaggattGGGCGAGGTGCTGTGGTGGATTTTGTGGAGGAGGCTTTTACGTGGtag
- a CDS encoding uncharacterized protein (ID:PFLUO_000978-T1.cds;~source:funannotate), with product MELESPQDLSRADHIAKRVSRACLHCRQRKSRCDLDSNGNPGKPPCQRCVREHRDCVLGGSNRGGRRIRKNKIKNFTPGVLSPGKDSETSSPDTRRHSVSYPGPVVFLPPNPPTSASAAVDDDEAASISSVPRIPSDAWQCLTGIATQSGADPTATAVRTNPRSGSFSYSGLGNGAPDFTTPSTGTRAYRLVQSRSLDPETVWQLVMRYEANFHPYLPLVPRKYFQRSALDDFATNEKHLLTAVLTIASKDLVDRPEIHEYCSKYMHELISGIAAGAECDVEAVEALLLLAEWEPQGLRPRIERVGRGEEDRAAWMHVGLALRSGYFIGLDRTSFRGDPSGDQETEARRRLAWASCYVSDRLVSVRIGRAFWSRGPGPMTGLSSQDFPSLQPVTDGDEDYAKIFQAMLDLTQLYGNVHEVLYSGMRASNQMMLMGDYVKYVDDFRLAILRWKSLWGSLDCSPPMRATLQLSYEYLRLYTTAFAFQAAISQSLVKPKSDGVSHREQLRATFRNVASMQDSRFIYESVDAAKAYLTILVDSVDPERHLHFMPLRFYLYGIYSAVFLYKARSFGMMVPSEEAKVQGLVARTTEILNQSSAGPDDIGSRYARLLELLWKARPPMGNTSTETPQSSEFAIQSALSNPVTEHSSYMHFSPANDFSWLDLEAVGDYVSGDQISGAGMLGFDAFQNANADLLQSDQSRSQAWQPAWMGDLSSNLLF from the exons ATGGAGCTGGAGTCACCACAAGACCTATCCCGCGCTGATCACATCGCCAAGCGGGTATCCCGCGCGTGCTTGCATTGCCGTCAGCGCAAATCCCGATGCGACCT AGATAGCAACGGCAATCCCGGTAAGCCGCCCTGCCAGCGCTGCGTGCGCGAGCACCGCGACTGTGTTCTGGGCGGCTCTAACCGCGGCGGGCGCCGTATTCGCAAGAATAAAATCAAGAACTTCACGCCGGGTGTTCTGTCGCCCGGAAAGGACTCGGAGACGTCTAGTCCCGATACTAGGAGGCATTCTGTTTCGTATCCCGGTCCTGTGGTCTTTTTGCCGCCGAATCCTCCTACCTCTGCCAGTGCTGCGgtggacgatgacgaggccgCGTCCATTAGCTCTGTCCCGCGTATCCCGTCAGACGCCTGGCAGTGTCTGACCGGTATAGCGACTCAGAGCGGTGCAGATCCTACTGCTACAGCAGTGCGCACCAACCCTCGCTCAGGCAGCTTTTCCTATTCTGGTCTGGGCAATGGCGCTCCCGACTTCACCACGCCCAGCACGGGCACCAGAGCATACCGCCTGGTCCAGTCGCGGTCTCTGGACCCAGAAACTGTGTGGCAACTAGTGATGCGCTACGAAGCCAACTTCCACCCGTATCTGCCATTGGTGCCGCGCAAGTATTTCCAACGCTCCGCGCTGGATGACTTTGCCACCAATGAAAAGCATCTGCTGACTGCAGTCCTGACCATCGCCTCGAAAGACCTTGTCGATCGGCCAGAGATCCATGAGTACTGCTCGAAGTACATGCACGAGCTGATCTCCGGCATCGCAGCTGGTGCCGAATGCGACGTCGAAGCCGTGGAGGCTCTGCTCTTGCTGGCCGAGTGGGAGCCACAGGGTCTGCGTCCACGCATCGAACGCGTGGGAcgaggcgaggaagatcgCGCGGCATGGATGCATGTGGGTCTTGCACTGCGGTCGGGCTACTTCATCGGGCTGGATCGAACGTCCTTCCGGGGCGATCCTTCCGGGGATCAAGAAACCGAAGCCCGTCGGCGACTGGCCTGGGCTAGCTGCTATGTCTCGGATAGGTTAGTCTCCGTGCGAATTGGACGTGCGTTCTGGTCTCGCGGGCCGGGTCCGATGACGGGGCTGTCCAGCCAGGATTTTCCGTCGTTGCAGCCCGTTACGGACGGCGATGAGGATTACGCAAAGATCTTTCAGGCTATGCTGGATCTGACGCAGCTATATGGCAATGTACACGAAGTGCTGTACTCCGGTATGCGCGCCAGCAATCAAATGATGCTGATGGGCGACTACGTCAAGTACGTGGATGACTTCCGACTTGCCATCTTGCGATGGAAATCACTCTGGGGCTCGTTAGACTGTTCTCCGCCAATGCGCGCGACCTTACAGTTGTCGTACGAGTACCTGCGTCTATACACGACTGCTTTTGCCTTTCAGGCTGCTATTTCTCAGTCGCTGGTGAAACCCAAGAGCGACGGGGTGTCTCACCGCGAACAGCTGCGGGCTACGTTTCGGAATGTGGCGTCGATGCAGGATTCTCGCTTCATCTATGAGTCCGTCGATGCGGCCAAGGCGTATTTGACTATTCTCGTGGACTCGGTTGATCCAGAGAGACATTTGCATTTCATGCCGTTACGGTTCTATCT GTATGGCATCTACTCCGCCGTCTTTCTGTATAAAGCACGCTCGTTCGGCATGATGGTTCCCTCCGAGGAAGCAAAAGTGCAAGGTCTGGTCGCACGAACCACCGAAATCCTCAATCAATCAAGCGCCGGACCAGACGATATTGGATCACGGTATGCGCGGCTGCTCGAGCTTCTCTGGAAAGCCAGGCCGCCGATGGGCAACACCTCAACAGAAACACCGCAGAGCAGCGAATTCGCCATTCAAAGCGCGCTCTCGAACCCAGTTACCGAACACAGTAGCTACATGCACTTCAGTCCCGCCAACGACTTCTCATGGCTCGATCTCGAGGCCGTGGGCGACTATGTGTCTGGCGACCAGATCTCCGGCGCGGGCATGCTGGGCTTCGATGCGTTCCAGAACGCCAACGCGGATCTGCTCCAATCTGACCAGAGTCGATCGCAGGCATGGCAGCCTGCGTGGATGGGTGATCTGAGCAGCAATCTGCTCTTCTGA